In Ochrobactrum sp. Marseille-Q0166, a single genomic region encodes these proteins:
- a CDS encoding anthranilate synthase component I translates to MNAKIADSEIFRHETAGGIVVERVRHLTAYKGAIETYIDALNERRGAVFSSNYEYPGRYTRWDTAIVDPPVVITSRARQMRIEALNKRGVILLRPILKTVQALGEVKVDKADEDRIELTIAEPTGTFTEEERSRMPSVFTVLRAIVGLFFSEEDANLGLYGAFGYDLAFQFDPIQYKLKRPDDQRDLVLFIPDEIFVADHYSARAWVDRYEFICGGSSTHDLARATPVQPFKPAERDLPRGDHNPGEYAKLVERAKESFRRGDLFEVVPGQTFYERCHTAPSEIFRRLKSINPSPYSFFINLGENEYLVGASPEMFVRVNGRRIETCPISGTIKRGEDAISDSEQILKLLNSKKDESELTMCSDVDRNDKSRVCEPGSVRVIGRRQIEMYSRLIHTVDHIEGRLRDGMDAFDGFLSHAWAVTVTGAPKLWAMRFLEENERSPRAWYGGAVGMMHFNGDMNTGLTLRTIRVKDGVAEIRAGATLLFDSNPEEEEAETELKASAMIAAVREAQKSNQVAEERVAAKVGEGISILLVDHEDSFVHTLANYFRQTGATVATVRSPVAEDVFDRINPDLVVLSPGPGTPQDFDCKATIDKARKRQLPIFGVCLGLQALAEAYGGTLRQLRIPMHGKPSRIRVSKPERIFSGLPKEVTVGRYHSIFADPERLPDDFLVTAETEDGVIMAFEHKKEPVAAVQFHPESIMTLGHNAGMRMIENVVTHLAGKHKARRSNY, encoded by the coding sequence ATGAATGCGAAGATTGCGGATAGCGAGATATTCAGGCACGAGACTGCGGGCGGCATTGTTGTCGAACGTGTGCGCCATCTGACTGCTTATAAGGGAGCCATCGAGACTTATATCGATGCTCTGAATGAGCGGCGGGGCGCGGTCTTTTCTTCCAATTACGAATATCCGGGTCGCTATACGCGATGGGACACGGCAATTGTTGATCCGCCAGTGGTCATCACATCACGTGCGCGCCAGATGCGTATTGAAGCGCTGAACAAGCGCGGCGTGATCCTGCTGCGCCCGATCCTCAAGACGGTACAGGCACTTGGTGAAGTCAAGGTCGATAAGGCCGATGAAGATCGGATCGAGCTGACGATTGCTGAACCTACCGGCACATTCACCGAAGAAGAACGCTCCCGCATGCCATCGGTCTTTACCGTGCTGCGCGCGATTGTCGGCCTTTTCTTCTCCGAAGAAGATGCAAATCTCGGCCTTTACGGCGCATTCGGCTATGATCTCGCCTTCCAGTTCGATCCAATCCAGTACAAGCTGAAGCGCCCGGACGATCAGCGCGATCTGGTGCTTTTCATCCCGGATGAAATCTTCGTGGCCGATCACTACTCGGCACGCGCATGGGTGGATCGCTATGAATTCATCTGCGGCGGCTCCTCAACGCATGATCTTGCGCGCGCGACGCCGGTGCAGCCATTCAAACCTGCCGAGCGTGATCTGCCGCGCGGCGATCACAATCCGGGCGAATATGCCAAGCTGGTTGAACGTGCAAAAGAAAGCTTCAGGCGTGGCGATCTGTTTGAAGTCGTGCCTGGCCAGACTTTCTACGAGCGTTGCCACACGGCGCCTTCGGAAATCTTCCGTCGGCTGAAGTCGATCAATCCGTCGCCTTATTCATTTTTCATCAATCTGGGAGAGAATGAATATCTGGTGGGGGCTTCGCCGGAAATGTTCGTGCGTGTCAATGGTCGCCGGATCGAGACCTGCCCGATTTCCGGTACGATCAAGCGCGGTGAAGATGCGATTTCGGATTCCGAGCAGATTCTGAAACTGCTCAATTCCAAGAAGGACGAGTCCGAGCTGACCATGTGTTCGGATGTTGATCGCAACGATAAAAGCCGGGTCTGTGAACCGGGTTCGGTGCGGGTGATCGGTCGTCGTCAGATCGAAATGTATTCGCGTCTGATCCACACAGTTGACCATATTGAAGGCCGTTTGCGTGACGGGATGGATGCTTTTGACGGCTTCCTCAGCCATGCCTGGGCTGTGACTGTAACCGGTGCGCCAAAACTTTGGGCCATGCGCTTCCTCGAGGAAAACGAGCGCAGCCCGCGTGCATGGTATGGCGGTGCTGTCGGCATGATGCACTTTAACGGCGATATGAATACCGGCCTCACATTGCGTACGATCCGCGTCAAGGATGGTGTGGCCGAGATCCGTGCGGGTGCGACACTGTTGTTTGATTCCAATCCTGAAGAAGAAGAAGCCGAAACTGAATTGAAGGCCTCTGCGATGATCGCTGCTGTGCGTGAAGCACAGAAGAGCAATCAGGTTGCTGAAGAACGCGTTGCCGCAAAGGTGGGCGAGGGAATTTCGATCCTGCTGGTCGATCATGAAGATTCCTTCGTGCACACACTTGCCAACTACTTCCGTCAGACGGGGGCAACGGTTGCGACTGTTCGCTCGCCGGTCGCCGAAGACGTGTTTGACCGCATCAACCCTGATCTTGTCGTGCTGTCGCCCGGACCGGGCACGCCACAGGATTTTGATTGCAAGGCAACCATCGACAAGGCGCGTAAGCGTCAGCTGCCGATCTTCGGTGTCTGCCTTGGCCTTCAGGCGCTTGCAGAAGCCTATGGCGGTACGCTGCGTCAGCTGCGCATTCCGATGCATGGCAAGCCGTCGCGCATCCGGGTTTCAAAACCTGAACGCATCTTCTCCGGTTTGCCCAAGGAAGTAACGGTAGGTCGCTACCACTCGATCTTTGCCGACCCTGAACGACTGCCGGATGATTTTCTGGTAACGGCGGAAACGGAAGACGGTGTCATCATGGCTTTTGAACATAAGAAAGAACCAGTGGCAGCCGTTCAGTTTCACCCCGAATCCATTATGACGCTTGGTCATAATGCGGGGATGCGGATGATCGAAAATGTCGTAACGCATCTGGCAGGCAAGCACAAAGCGCGCCGCAGCAACTACTAA
- a CDS encoding cation diffusion facilitator family transporter produces the protein MNANVKVRRLAAWSIPVALGVMGLKYLAYALTGSVALYSDALESIVNVIAAFGAWWAISVSHKPADGNHPFGHHKAEYISAVVEGVLITIAALLIAKEAWSALQAPHHMEEPWLGLAINMGAAAINAFWAMLLIRTGRSARSPALEADGQHIMTDVFTSVGVLVGLVGAVVTGWAILDPLLAILVAINILWQGWGVINKSVQGLMDIGVEPAEEMRIRDVISANAGGAIEVHDLKTRIAGSVTFIEFHLVVAADMSVGDAHIICDRIEDALKEQIDSARVVIHVEPEDEAKLPIGTSSVPFA, from the coding sequence ATGAACGCGAATGTAAAAGTTCGGCGGCTCGCCGCTTGGTCCATTCCTGTTGCGCTGGGCGTGATGGGGTTGAAGTATCTGGCCTATGCGCTGACCGGCTCTGTGGCGCTTTATTCGGATGCTCTGGAATCCATCGTCAATGTTATTGCAGCCTTCGGTGCGTGGTGGGCAATCAGTGTCAGTCATAAGCCTGCAGACGGCAATCATCCTTTTGGACATCACAAGGCCGAGTATATCTCAGCGGTCGTCGAAGGTGTGCTGATTACGATTGCAGCACTTTTGATTGCCAAAGAAGCGTGGTCAGCTTTGCAGGCGCCGCACCATATGGAAGAGCCGTGGCTTGGCCTTGCGATTAATATGGGCGCTGCCGCGATCAATGCCTTCTGGGCCATGCTGCTCATTCGCACAGGCCGCAGTGCGCGTTCACCGGCGCTGGAAGCCGATGGTCAGCACATCATGACTGACGTGTTTACCTCGGTTGGTGTTCTGGTCGGCCTTGTTGGAGCCGTCGTTACAGGCTGGGCAATCCTTGACCCGCTGCTTGCAATTCTGGTTGCCATCAACATTCTCTGGCAGGGCTGGGGCGTTATCAATAAATCCGTACAGGGCTTGATGGATATCGGCGTCGAGCCTGCGGAGGAAATGCGGATTCGTGATGTGATTTCAGCGAATGCCGGTGGCGCCATTGAGGTTCATGATCTCAAGACCCGCATCGCAGGCAGTGTGACCTTCATCGAGTTTCATCTGGTTGTGGCCGCAGATATGAGCGTCGGCGACGCACATATCATCTGTGACCGAATCGAAGATGCCTTGAAAGAGCAGATCGACAGCGCACGTGTCGTGATCCATGTCGAGCCGGAAGATGAGGCAAAACTGCCGATTGGCACGAGCTCGGTCCCCTTTGCATAA
- the leuA gene encoding 2-isopropylmalate synthase, with protein MNQNVNTPNSAVKHKGMPDAAVKYSPFPYPKLDDRTWPAKRIEKAPIWCSVDLRDGNQALIDPMGHDRKERMFRLLVDMGFPEIEIGFPSASQTDFDFCRWAIEQGDTPDDVDLQVLVQCRPELITRTFEALEGAKTPIIHFYNSTSELQRRVVFNKDVKGIKQIATDAAKMIMDMASKAGGGYRFQYSPESFTGTELEVALEICNAVTEIVKPTAEHKLILNLPSTVEMNTPNVYADQIEWMCRNLDNRENLIISLHPHNDRGTGIAATELGLMAGADRVEGTLFGNGERTGNVDVVTLALNMYTQGIDPKLDCTDINRMKDVYEYSNQLKIAERHPYVGELVYTAFSGSHQDAINKGMKVRKTANSPVWEVPYLPIDPQDVGRSYEAIIRINSQSGKGGIAYILQADYGLNLPRNLQVEFREIIQNITDDEGKELPSKRIHEEFQKLYVEQAEGRIKFVDHHTYPDPEQKGRRILTAEITDNGVTKNIEGKGTGPIDGFIDALSKYLGVKMSVIDYSEHSLKQGSDAAAISYVEVAYPDGKLFGVGINDNIVSASLEAIVSAANRVIGK; from the coding sequence ATGAATCAGAACGTAAACACGCCGAATTCCGCAGTTAAGCATAAAGGTATGCCAGACGCGGCAGTCAAATATTCACCGTTTCCCTACCCAAAGCTCGACGACCGCACATGGCCTGCAAAGCGCATCGAAAAAGCGCCGATCTGGTGTTCGGTCGATTTGCGCGACGGCAATCAGGCGCTGATCGACCCAATGGGCCATGACCGTAAGGAGCGCATGTTCCGCCTGCTGGTCGATATGGGTTTCCCGGAAATCGAAATCGGTTTCCCATCGGCTTCGCAGACTGATTTCGACTTCTGCCGCTGGGCCATCGAGCAGGGCGACACGCCTGACGACGTTGATCTGCAGGTGCTGGTGCAGTGCCGTCCTGAGCTGATCACGCGCACTTTTGAAGCACTGGAAGGTGCGAAGACCCCGATCATCCACTTCTACAATTCGACCAGTGAATTGCAGCGTCGTGTTGTTTTCAACAAGGACGTCAAGGGCATCAAGCAGATTGCGACCGATGCCGCAAAGATGATCATGGACATGGCTTCCAAGGCAGGCGGTGGTTACCGCTTCCAATATTCTCCAGAAAGCTTCACCGGTACTGAGCTGGAAGTGGCGCTGGAAATCTGCAATGCGGTGACGGAAATCGTCAAGCCGACAGCAGAGCACAAGCTGATCCTCAACCTGCCATCCACCGTTGAAATGAACACGCCAAATGTTTATGCCGACCAGATCGAATGGATGTGCCGTAATCTCGACAATCGCGAAAACCTGATTATTTCGCTGCATCCACACAATGATCGTGGCACGGGCATTGCTGCAACCGAACTGGGGTTGATGGCGGGTGCTGACCGTGTTGAAGGCACGCTGTTTGGCAATGGCGAGCGCACCGGCAACGTCGATGTGGTCACGCTGGCACTCAACATGTACACGCAGGGCATCGATCCAAAGCTCGATTGCACGGACATCAATCGCATGAAGGATGTCTATGAATATTCGAACCAGCTGAAGATTGCAGAGCGTCATCCTTATGTGGGTGAGCTGGTTTATACGGCTTTCTCCGGTTCGCATCAGGATGCGATCAACAAGGGTATGAAGGTTCGCAAGACCGCCAATTCGCCAGTGTGGGAAGTGCCTTATCTACCAATCGATCCGCAGGATGTCGGTCGCTCTTACGAGGCGATCATCCGTATCAATTCGCAGTCGGGCAAGGGTGGTATCGCCTATATCCTGCAGGCCGATTACGGTCTGAATCTGCCCCGCAATCTGCAGGTTGAGTTCCGCGAAATCATCCAGAACATCACGGATGATGAAGGTAAAGAACTGCCATCCAAGCGCATTCATGAAGAGTTCCAGAAGCTCTATGTCGAGCAGGCGGAAGGCCGTATCAAGTTCGTGGATCACCACACATATCCTGATCCGGAACAGAAGGGTCGTCGTATTCTGACCGCTGAAATCACCGATAACGGTGTGACGAAGAATATTGAGGGCAAGGGCACAGGCCCGATTGATGGCTTCATCGATGCGCTGTCGAAATATCTCGGCGTGAAGATGTCGGTTATCGATTACTCCGAACATTCGCTCAAGCAGGGTTCGGACGCAGCCGCCATTTCTTATGTTGAAGTCGCCTATCCGGACGGTAAATTGTTCGGCGTCGGTATCAACGACAACATAGTGAGCGCCTCGCTTGAAGCGATTGTTTCAGCGGCCAATCGCGTAATCGGCAAGTAA
- a CDS encoding metallophosphoesterase, which produces MFRLAHISDIHLSPLPRIRYRELASKRITGYINWLRNRKNAMHGTVLDNLIADMLAQKPDHIAVTGDLVNLALNLEIDIAHDWLLKLGDPHNVSVVPGNHDAYVPGALDKSCRKWEPWMRGDGINNHGKRPQFPYMRERGPVAMIGVSSARATAPFMASGDFRSAQAKRLAMALDEARARGLFRVVMIHHPPIHGATPTHKRLYGIRRFQKVIAKHGAELVIHGHTHLATRYDIDGLHGKAPVICVPSASQNFGGHKPPARYNIFNIDRKPKGGWLCHWEQHGIEDESERIIKISEQKLY; this is translated from the coding sequence ATGTTTCGCCTCGCCCATATTTCCGACATCCACCTGTCGCCACTGCCCCGTATTCGCTATCGCGAATTGGCATCGAAACGTATCACAGGTTACATCAACTGGCTGCGTAATCGTAAAAACGCCATGCACGGCACAGTACTGGACAATCTGATTGCTGATATGCTCGCACAGAAGCCCGATCATATCGCGGTCACGGGCGATCTGGTGAACCTTGCGCTCAACCTGGAAATAGACATCGCCCATGACTGGCTGTTGAAGCTTGGTGATCCACACAATGTATCTGTCGTTCCCGGCAATCACGATGCCTATGTCCCCGGTGCGCTGGATAAATCCTGCCGCAAATGGGAACCATGGATGCGTGGCGATGGCATCAATAACCACGGCAAGCGGCCCCAGTTTCCTTATATGCGGGAGCGCGGGCCGGTTGCGATGATCGGTGTATCATCTGCACGCGCGACAGCACCCTTCATGGCCAGTGGCGATTTTAGATCTGCGCAGGCCAAACGCCTTGCCATGGCGCTCGATGAAGCCCGCGCACGCGGACTTTTTCGCGTTGTGATGATCCACCATCCGCCGATCCATGGTGCTACGCCCACGCATAAGCGGCTCTATGGTATTCGCAGGTTTCAGAAAGTCATAGCCAAGCATGGCGCCGAACTGGTCATCCATGGCCACACGCATCTGGCAACACGCTATGATATTGACGGACTGCACGGAAAAGCGCCGGTAATCTGCGTACCGTCTGCCAGCCAGAATTTCGGCGGGCATAAGCCGCCAGCACGCTACAACATCTTCAACATCGACCGGAAGCCGAAGGGCGGCTGGTTATGCCATTGGGAACAGCATGGCATTGAAGATGAGAGCGAACGCATCATCAAGATTTCTGAGCAGAAATTATATTAA
- a CDS encoding NUDIX domain-containing protein: MRFRHFLFHTYFLLRRPMTLGVRAIVIDEQRNSVFLVKHTYVPGWQLPGGGVDSGETFGQALEKELREEGNIFLTGRPELFALYKNAHASKRDHVALYVCRAFEQKEPKQRDREIAEAGFFTLDNLPEGTTPSTKRRLQEALHGLEPLPNW; this comes from the coding sequence ATGCGCTTCCGCCATTTTTTATTTCATACTTATTTTCTATTGCGGCGCCCAATGACCCTTGGTGTCAGGGCAATTGTAATTGACGAGCAGAGAAACTCGGTTTTTCTGGTAAAACATACTTACGTGCCCGGCTGGCAATTGCCCGGCGGTGGCGTGGATAGTGGAGAGACATTCGGACAGGCTCTTGAAAAGGAATTGCGTGAGGAAGGTAATATTTTCCTCACCGGACGGCCCGAGCTTTTCGCGCTTTACAAAAATGCTCACGCCTCAAAGCGGGATCATGTGGCGCTGTATGTCTGCCGGGCTTTTGAACAGAAAGAGCCGAAACAGCGCGACAGGGAGATCGCGGAGGCTGGCTTTTTTACACTCGATAACCTGCCTGAAGGGACGACGCCTTCAACCAAGCGCCGCTTGCAGGAAGCGCTTCACGGCCTCGAACCACTGCCAAATTGGTAA
- a CDS encoding OmpW family protein, which produces MNRFAKGLMAATALTLTAPAAFAADAIVAQPATEIVAVPQALTPWQIRVRALGVIAENKGYVNEVPDSGLDYSKSITPELDITYYFTDNLAAELILGTTYANINGTGSIEGLGKVGKVWMLPPTLTMQYHFTNFGAFKPYVGAGVNYTIFYNQDAAGVDYLKVKNTFGGALQVGFDYMIDEHWGINFDVKKLFLEPKFDATLADGVTQVSGKAKLNPWLIGTGITYRF; this is translated from the coding sequence ATGAACCGCTTTGCCAAAGGGCTTATGGCCGCAACTGCGCTGACACTCACCGCGCCGGCGGCATTTGCTGCTGACGCGATTGTTGCTCAGCCAGCGACCGAGATTGTTGCAGTGCCACAAGCTTTGACGCCATGGCAGATTCGCGTACGCGCTCTCGGCGTCATTGCCGAGAACAAAGGCTATGTGAATGAGGTTCCAGATTCGGGTCTCGATTACTCCAAGTCGATCACGCCGGAACTTGATATCACCTACTACTTCACCGACAATCTGGCCGCTGAACTCATCCTCGGCACAACCTACGCCAATATCAATGGCACTGGCTCGATTGAAGGTCTGGGCAAGGTCGGCAAGGTATGGATGTTGCCTCCAACGCTCACCATGCAATATCACTTCACCAATTTCGGTGCCTTCAAGCCTTATGTCGGTGCGGGCGTGAACTACACAATTTTCTATAATCAGGATGCAGCAGGCGTTGATTATCTGAAAGTGAAGAACACGTTTGGCGGCGCGCTTCAGGTCGGCTTCGACTACATGATCGACGAACATTGGGGTATCAACTTCGACGTGAAGAAGCTGTTCCTCGAACCAAAGTTCGACGCAACATTGGCTGACGGTGTCACGCAGGTCAGCGGTAAGGCCAAGCTCAACCCTTGGCTGATCGGCACCGGTATCACCTACCGCTTCTAA
- a CDS encoding glutathione S-transferase family protein produces the protein MGLLVDGKWHDVWYDTKSTQGRFERSKSQFRNWVTKDGSAGPTGKEGFKAEAGRYHLYVSYACPWAHRTLIFRALKKLEDVISVSVVDYLMVEEGWTFYGTTGSTGDALYNSKRLHEIYTRADPTYSGRVTVPVLWDKQRETIVSNESSEIIRMLNSAFDAFGDTSLDLYPEALRGEIDALNEFVYPNINNGVYRAGFATSQDAYDEAFGQVFAALDTLEQKLSQQRYLAGSSLTEADWRLFTTLLRFDPVYVGHFKCNLRRIADYPNLWNYTRELYQVPGVASTVNMEHIKGHYYCSHKMINPTGIVPLGPEIDFSAPHDRDRFEN, from the coding sequence ATGGGACTTCTGGTCGATGGCAAGTGGCACGATGTCTGGTACGACACCAAAAGCACGCAAGGCCGCTTTGAACGTTCAAAATCGCAGTTTCGTAACTGGGTCACAAAGGACGGCAGCGCAGGCCCAACCGGCAAAGAGGGCTTCAAGGCTGAAGCAGGCCGTTATCACCTCTATGTGTCCTATGCCTGCCCATGGGCACATCGTACGCTGATATTCCGGGCTTTGAAGAAACTTGAAGATGTCATCTCGGTCTCGGTTGTCGATTACCTCATGGTAGAGGAAGGCTGGACCTTCTACGGCACAACCGGCAGCACGGGGGATGCTCTCTATAATTCAAAGCGTCTGCACGAGATTTATACCCGCGCCGATCCGACCTATTCCGGTCGCGTGACCGTACCGGTTCTCTGGGACAAACAGCGCGAGACGATTGTTTCAAATGAGTCATCTGAGATTATCAGAATGCTCAATTCGGCTTTCGATGCGTTTGGCGATACATCGCTCGACCTGTACCCTGAAGCCCTTCGCGGCGAGATAGATGCACTCAATGAGTTTGTCTATCCAAACATCAATAATGGTGTTTACCGGGCCGGCTTCGCAACGTCTCAGGACGCTTATGATGAAGCTTTTGGACAGGTCTTCGCAGCGCTCGATACGCTTGAGCAAAAGCTTTCGCAACAGCGCTATCTGGCAGGCTCCAGCCTGACGGAAGCTGATTGGCGGCTTTTCACCACGTTGCTGCGCTTTGACCCGGTCTATGTCGGTCATTTCAAATGCAACCTGCGACGCATCGCAGACTACCCAAATCTCTGGAACTATACGCGCGAGCTTTATCAGGTGCCGGGCGTGGCTTCGACCGTCAATATGGAACATATCAAGGGGCATTATTATTGCAGCCACAAGATGATCAACCCAACAGGCATCGTGCCGCTTGGACCGGAGATCGACTTTTCTGCACCACATGACAGGGACCGCTTCGAAAACTGA
- a CDS encoding N-acetyltransferase: MQQLELTYAQENPAHDIEIEAINAEAFGPARFTKAAHFIREGGPHDLSLSFVALMGGIVVGSVRQTPVMVGKKPALLLGPLAVRPEWKKRGIGGTLMRMSIEAAKSAGHTLIVLVGDEPYYAPFGFKMVQPGFMIMPAPVDPRRMLACELAPDALNGATGIVRHANRV, from the coding sequence ATGCAGCAGCTTGAACTGACATACGCGCAGGAAAACCCGGCGCACGACATCGAAATCGAAGCCATCAATGCCGAGGCCTTCGGTCCTGCGCGTTTTACCAAGGCAGCACATTTCATTCGTGAAGGTGGCCCTCACGATCTGAGCCTTTCCTTCGTCGCATTGATGGGCGGGATCGTTGTCGGATCGGTACGGCAGACGCCTGTTATGGTCGGCAAGAAACCGGCTTTGCTGCTGGGACCACTCGCTGTAAGGCCGGAATGGAAGAAGCGCGGCATCGGCGGCACCTTGATGCGGATGTCGATCGAAGCCGCCAAGAGTGCTGGTCACACGCTCATCGTTCTGGTGGGTGACGAGCCTTATTATGCGCCTTTCGGCTTCAAGATGGTGCAGCCGGGCTTCATGATCATGCCAGCACCTGTTGATCCGCGCCGGATGCTTGCCTGCGAGCTTGCACCTGATGCGCTGAACGGCGCAACCGGGATCGTGCGTCACGCGAACAGAGTTTAA